The following are from one region of the Pseudomonas putida genome:
- the glnL gene encoding nitrogen regulation protein NR(II): MTISDAQHRLLLDNLTTATLLLNAELRLEYMNPAAEMLLAVSGQRSHGQFISELFTESTEALSSLRQAVEQAHPFTKREAQLTSLTGQAITVDYAVTPILHQGQTLLLLEVHPRDRLLRITKEEAQLSKQETTKMLVRGLAHEIKNPLGGIRGAAQLLARELPDEGLRDYTNVIIEEADRLRNLVDRMLGSNKLPSLAMTNIHEVLERVCSLVEAESQGCITLVRDYDPSLPDVLIDREQMIQAVLNIVRNAMQAISSQNELRLGRITLRSRALRQFTIGHVRHRLVARVEIIDNGPGIPPELQDTLFYPMVSGRPDGTGLGLAITQNIISQHQGLIECESHAGHTAFSIYLPLEQGATAS, encoded by the coding sequence ATGACCATCAGCGATGCGCAGCACCGTCTGCTTCTGGACAACCTGACCACCGCCACGCTACTGCTCAACGCCGAGCTGCGCCTGGAGTACATGAACCCTGCCGCGGAAATGCTGCTGGCTGTCAGTGGTCAGCGCAGCCACGGGCAGTTCATCAGCGAACTGTTCACCGAATCGACCGAGGCGCTCAGCTCGCTGCGCCAGGCAGTCGAGCAGGCGCACCCGTTCACCAAGCGCGAAGCGCAGCTCACCTCGCTGACCGGGCAGGCCATCACCGTCGACTACGCGGTAACGCCGATCCTGCATCAGGGCCAGACCCTGCTGCTGCTGGAGGTGCACCCGCGCGACCGGCTGTTGCGCATCACCAAGGAGGAGGCCCAGCTGAGCAAGCAGGAAACCACCAAGATGCTGGTGCGCGGCCTGGCCCACGAAATCAAGAACCCCCTCGGCGGCATCCGCGGCGCAGCCCAGTTGCTGGCTCGCGAACTGCCGGACGAAGGCCTGCGCGACTACACCAATGTGATCATCGAGGAAGCCGACCGCCTGCGTAACCTGGTTGACCGCATGCTCGGTTCGAACAAGCTGCCGTCGCTGGCCATGACCAACATCCACGAAGTACTGGAGCGGGTCTGCAGCCTGGTAGAGGCCGAAAGCCAGGGCTGCATCACTTTGGTGCGCGATTACGACCCCAGCCTGCCGGACGTGTTGATCGACCGCGAACAGATGATCCAGGCCGTGCTCAACATCGTGCGCAACGCCATGCAGGCGATCAGTTCGCAGAACGAGCTGCGCCTGGGCCGTATCACCCTGCGCAGCCGCGCCCTGCGCCAGTTCACCATCGGTCACGTGCGCCATCGCCTGGTGGCGCGGGTGGAGATCATCGACAACGGCCCGGGCATCCCGCCGGAGCTGCAGGACACCCTCTTCTATCCCATGGTCAGCGGCCGCCCGGACGGTACCGGGCTGGGCCTGGCCATTACCCAGAACATCATCAGCCAGCACCAGGGCCTGATCGAGTGTGAAAGCCATGCCGGCCACACCGCCTTCTCGATCTACCTGCCCCTGGAACAAGGAGCCACCGCCTCATGA
- a CDS encoding rhodanese-like domain-containing protein has translation MVANLIQFATNHYILVAIFVVLLVALLVNEIRRGGQSLSNGQLTALVNAEKALVIDIRPTKEYSAGHIVGAVNIPQDKLVNRMSELDKHKEKTLIVVDSMGQQSGTICRELLKAGYNAAKLSGGVSSWKADNLPLVK, from the coding sequence ATGGTTGCTAACCTGATTCAATTTGCGACAAACCACTACATCCTGGTGGCGATCTTCGTTGTCTTGCTGGTCGCGCTGCTGGTCAACGAAATCCGTCGCGGTGGCCAGAGCCTGAGCAACGGCCAGTTGACTGCCCTGGTCAATGCCGAGAAAGCCCTGGTCATCGACATCCGCCCGACCAAGGAATATTCCGCCGGTCACATCGTCGGTGCGGTGAACATCCCGCAGGACAAGCTGGTCAACCGCATGAGCGAGCTGGACAAGCACAAAGAGAAGACCCTGATCGTCGTCGACTCGATGGGCCAGCAGTCCGGCACCATCTGCCGCGAGCTGCTCAAGGCTGGTTACAACGCCGCCAAACTGAGCGGTGGCGTTTCCAGCTGGAAAGCCGATAACCTGCCCCTGGTGAAGTGA
- the grxC gene encoding glutaredoxin 3 produces the protein MKPVIVYSSDYCPYCMRAKYLLESKGVVFEEIKVDGKPQVRAEMSQKAGRTSVPQIWIGSTHVGGCDDLYALERAGKLDALLAA, from the coding sequence ATGAAGCCCGTCATCGTCTATTCCAGCGACTACTGCCCCTACTGCATGCGCGCCAAGTACCTGCTCGAGAGCAAGGGCGTGGTCTTCGAGGAAATCAAGGTCGACGGCAAGCCGCAGGTTCGCGCCGAAATGAGCCAGAAGGCCGGCCGTACATCGGTGCCGCAGATCTGGATCGGCAGCACCCACGTCGGTGGATGCGATGACCTCTACGCCCTGGAGCGCGCCGGCAAGCTCGACGCGCTGCTGGCGGCCTGA
- the secB gene encoding protein-export chaperone SecB, with translation MTDQQTNGAAAEDNSPQFSMQRIYVRDLSFEAPKSPQIFRQTWEPSVALDLNTKQKALEGDFHEVVLTLSVTVKNGDEVAFIAEVQQAGIFLIKNLDAASMSHTLGAFCPNILFPYARETLDSLVTRGSFPALMLSPVNFDALYAQEMQRMQEAGEAPTVQ, from the coding sequence ATGACTGACCAACAGACCAACGGCGCTGCTGCAGAAGACAACAGCCCTCAGTTCTCCATGCAGCGCATCTATGTGCGCGACCTGTCGTTCGAGGCCCCGAAAAGCCCGCAGATCTTCCGCCAGACCTGGGAGCCGAGCGTTGCCCTGGACCTGAACACCAAGCAGAAAGCCCTGGAAGGCGACTTCCACGAGGTGGTGCTGACCCTGTCGGTTACCGTCAAGAACGGTGACGAAGTGGCCTTCATCGCTGAAGTTCAGCAGGCCGGTATCTTCCTGATCAAGAACCTGGACGCGGCTTCGATGAGCCACACCCTGGGTGCGTTCTGCCCGAACATCCTGTTCCCGTACGCCCGCGAGACCCTGGACAGCCTGGTGACCCGCGGTTCGTTCCCGGCTCTGATGCTGTCGCCGGTCAACTTCGACGCCCTGTACGCGCAAGAGATGCAGCGCATGCAGGAAGCTGGCGAAGCGCCGACCGTTCAGTAA
- the ntrC gene encoding nitrogen regulation protein NR(I): MSRSETVWIVDDDRSIRWVLEKALQQEGMTTQSFDSADGVMGRLARQQPDVIISDIRMPGTSGLDLLAQIREQHPRLPVIIMTAHSDLDSAVASYQGGAFEYLPKPFDVDEAVSLVKRANQHAQEQQGLDVPQSLARTPEIIGEAPAMQEVFRAIGRLSHSNITVLINGESGTGKELVAHALHRHSPRAASPFIALNMAAIPKDLMESELFGHEKGAFTGAANLRRGRFEQADGGTLFLDEIGDMPADTQTRLLRVLADGEFYRVGGHVPVKVDVRIIAATHQNLESLVQAGKFREDLFHRLNVIRIHIPRLADRREDIPALARHFLARAAQELAVEPKILKPETEEFIRNLPWPGNVRQMENTCRWITVMASSREVLIGDLPPELLNLPQDAAPVTNWEQALRQWADQALARGQTSLLDSAVPSFERIMIETALKHTAGRRRDAALLLGWGRNTLTRKIKELGMNVAGGDDEEGDDH; the protein is encoded by the coding sequence ATGAGCCGAAGTGAAACCGTATGGATCGTCGACGATGATCGCTCCATCCGCTGGGTCCTGGAAAAAGCCCTGCAACAGGAAGGCATGACCACCCAGAGCTTCGATAGCGCCGATGGCGTGATGGGCCGCCTGGCACGCCAGCAACCGGACGTGATCATTTCCGATATCCGCATGCCAGGCACCAGCGGCCTCGACCTGTTGGCACAGATACGTGAGCAGCACCCGCGCCTGCCGGTCATCATCATGACCGCCCACTCCGACCTGGACAGCGCCGTGGCGTCATACCAGGGCGGTGCATTCGAGTACCTGCCCAAACCGTTCGATGTGGACGAGGCAGTCTCGCTGGTCAAGCGCGCCAACCAGCACGCCCAGGAGCAACAAGGGCTGGATGTGCCGCAGAGCCTGGCGCGCACCCCGGAAATCATCGGTGAAGCACCGGCGATGCAGGAAGTGTTCCGCGCCATCGGCCGCCTCAGCCACTCCAACATCACCGTGCTGATCAACGGCGAGTCCGGCACCGGCAAGGAGCTGGTGGCCCACGCCCTGCATCGCCATAGCCCGCGCGCGGCGTCACCGTTCATTGCTCTGAACATGGCCGCCATCCCCAAGGACTTGATGGAGTCCGAGCTGTTCGGCCATGAGAAAGGTGCCTTCACCGGCGCCGCCAACCTGCGCCGGGGGCGCTTCGAGCAGGCCGACGGCGGCACCCTGTTCCTTGACGAAATCGGTGACATGCCCGCCGACACCCAGACCCGCTTGCTGCGGGTACTGGCCGATGGCGAGTTCTATCGCGTGGGCGGCCACGTGCCGGTCAAGGTCGACGTGCGCATCATCGCCGCAACCCACCAGAACCTGGAGTCGCTGGTACAGGCCGGCAAGTTCCGCGAGGACTTGTTCCACCGCCTGAACGTGATCCGTATCCATATTCCGCGGCTGGCCGACCGGCGCGAGGATATCCCTGCCCTCGCCCGCCACTTCCTTGCCCGCGCGGCTCAGGAACTGGCGGTCGAGCCGAAGATCCTCAAGCCGGAAACCGAGGAATTCATCCGCAACCTGCCGTGGCCGGGCAACGTGCGGCAGATGGAGAACACCTGCCGCTGGATCACCGTGATGGCCTCCAGCCGCGAAGTACTGATCGGTGACCTACCGCCCGAACTGCTGAACTTGCCACAGGACGCCGCGCCGGTGACCAACTGGGAGCAGGCCCTGCGCCAGTGGGCCGACCAGGCGTTGGCACGTGGCCAGACCAGCCTGCTGGACAGCGCAGTGCCGAGCTTCGAGCGGATCATGATCGAGACCGCGCTCAAACACACCGCTGGCCGTCGGCGTGATGCGGCGCTGTTGCTGGGTTGGGGGCGCAATACCCTGACGCGCAAGATCAAGGAACTGGGGATGAACGTGGCGGGGGGAGATGATGAGGAAGGTGACGACCATTAA
- the trmL gene encoding tRNA (uridine(34)/cytosine(34)/5-carboxymethylaminomethyluridine(34)-2'-O)-methyltransferase TrmL: protein MFHVILFQPEIPPNTGNIIRLCANSGCDLHLIEPISFELDDKRLRRAGLDYHEYATLKRHESLAGCLESLGNPRLFAFTTKGSHPFHEVAYQPGDAFLFGPESRGLPTEVLDSLPAEQRLRLPMRPGCRSLNLSNTVAVTVYEAWRQNGFAGS, encoded by the coding sequence ATGTTTCACGTCATCCTTTTTCAACCAGAAATTCCGCCAAATACCGGCAACATCATTCGCCTGTGCGCCAACAGCGGCTGCGACCTGCACCTGATCGAACCCATCAGCTTCGAACTGGATGACAAGCGCCTGCGCCGCGCGGGGCTGGATTACCACGAGTATGCCACGCTCAAGCGCCACGAGAGCCTGGCCGGATGCCTGGAGAGCCTGGGCAACCCACGGCTGTTCGCCTTCACCACCAAGGGCTCGCACCCGTTCCACGAAGTGGCCTACCAGCCGGGGGATGCGTTCCTGTTCGGGCCGGAAAGCCGTGGCTTGCCGACCGAAGTGCTGGACAGCCTGCCGGCCGAACAACGCCTGCGCCTGCCGATGCGGCCGGGATGCCGCAGCCTGAACCTGTCCAATACCGTGGCGGTGACGGTGTATGAGGCGTGGCGGCAGAACGGGTTTGCCGGGAGCTGA